A segment of the Agrobacterium tumefaciens genome:
ATCTGCTCGCCAACGAGGCGGATGAGGCGCGGACCGTAGAGAAGGATACCGCACGAAAGCCCGAATGCGCCGATCAGCATCACCCACAACGGCGCTCGCGCCGAGGTGCTGACGGCCTCGTCATGCACGGCGCGTACGATTGCCACCACTGGGCCGATGGAGTTGGAAATGTCGTTGGCACCATGTGCGAAGGACATCAACCCAGCGGCCAGAATGAGTGGCCACTGGAAAAGCGTCCTCAACGACTGGTTACGATTTTCCAGCCCGTCCGACTGCTTGCGAATGACGGGAACGCATATGCGCCAGGCAACGACGCCGGCGATTAGTCCCAGCCCACTCGCAGAGCCAAGCGATATATGGAAAATCTGCCGCAGACCAACCCATATCAGGTAGGCCGTAAAAACGCCTGTCATCATGCCGATCAGAACGGGAACCCAACGCCGTGCAGCGTCAATCTTTTCCTCGCGATAGATGATGAATTCCTTGATGAATGCGAGGATGGCGATGGCAATGGCGGCTGAGATGAACGGCGCAAACATCCATGCAAAGGCGATGCGGCTCAATGAAAGCCAATCGACAGCACTGACGCCATAAGCCGCCACGCCGGCTCCGGCGACACCACCGACGACCGTGTGCGTGGTGGAGATCGGCGCCTTTGTCCAAGTCGAGACGTTGACGAGAAGGCCCGCTGCGAGAAGGGCCGACAGCATTGCCCAGGAGAACGCCGTTCGGTCTGGAATGGTGTCGATGTTGATGATGCCGCTGGAAATTGTCTCCACGACATTGCCGCCAGTGATCAGCGCGCCGGCAATTTCGCAAATGGCGGCGATAACGAGGGCAATTCCAAGAGGCATCGCCTTGGCGCCAACGGCAGGACCGACATTATTCGTCACGTCGTTCGCGCCGATGTTGATCGCCATATAGGCGCCAACCATCACGCCGGCGATGATGATAAAGGCGTTGGGATCACCGGTGACGAAAGTGCTGGCGAAAAACGCCGCTAGGACGACAAACATGAAGCCCGCACCAACGCCGGCCATTTGTCGGGTCACGTGCAGGGTCGCCTCTTCGACGCGAGTGATCTTGTCGAGATCCTTGTCGAGAGTCGGTTTCATGTTCGATGGCGGTTTTGTTGCCATTCAGACCTCGGTTGCCAGAATTCCTTTTCGTCCGGCAGTTTTGCGGGCTGAAGGTAAGATACAGGAGGATTGTTCCATCTCTTAGGGCCTTGGGAAAAGAAAGGCCAGAGAGACAGCTTCGTGAAGGTTGGCAGTTTTCAGGTGATGAGGCTATTTCGATTGCGTCATCTGTTGGCCGAAAGTCTGCATCAACGCTTTAAGCTCCGGCTCGTTGACGCGCAACGCAGCTTCCTCAGGCGTGACCCACTCCAGGGTGCGACTGCCTTTCTCACGGAAATCGTCTGCAAGTTCGGCCACTTCGAGCAGATGCACTTGAACGCGGCACTGCACGTTCACGCCGCTATTGAGCTTTTTCCGATACTCGTAGAACCCGAATGGCGACTTTTTGGCCTTGCCGCGAACGCCAGCTTCTTCGAAGGCTTCCTGTTCGGCGACAGCATGTGCTTTTTTTCCACCCATGGGCCAACCCTTGGGAATGACCCAACGTCCGGTATCACGGCTTGTCAGCAGGAGAACGTCCGGTGTGGCGCGCTTGTCAGAGAAACGATAGCAAAGCGCAGCATATTGCTGCCGCGGTGGTCTGCGGAGCATCAAGCTGACTTCTGTTGCCAATCGATCCAATATGTTCAACCCTCGAGAACCTCTCTCTATTAACGTGCGTAAATACTAATATAAGGTGTTTGCGGCCAGGTCCAATGGTGTCCCTGATCGCAATACACGCTTGATTCGATATTGTCTTATTGCTTTTAGGCACCGTCAATATAGGTGGGCTTTATACATGCGCTGAAATTAGCGCTGCCTAGCGATTGTGCAAACCCCAGTGCAAACCCCAGTGCTGCAGTCCGTCGATCACACCATCAGCCTCTGCTTTTCCGGAGAGAAAGACACTGTCCATCGTCGGTGCGAGTGCACGCAGTTCCGGAAGGGCATTGTCGACCACAATGCCTCGCACACCGCTCAATTCGAACATGGCGCGGTCATTGCCGGTATCGCCGGCGACAGCCGTTTCGTTCAGGTCGATGCCGAGCTGATGGCAGAGCCAGCTTATGGCGGCACCCTTGTCTGCTGCTCTCGGCAGGATATCGAGGTCGCGACTGCTGGAATAGACGATGCGGGCGTCAACGCCTGCTCGTGCCAGTGCGGTTTCGACGTCACGCAGTGCCTGTTCATCTGCATCGTGTAAAAACCAGCTCGATTTCAGGCCGTGCTGATATCGATCCGGCTGCATGGTGACGCCGGATATCCGGGTCATGACGCTTTCTATCGCGTTCGCATCGAAGCCGCTGCCAAGCGAGTTGGTATAAGCCGTCTCCAGATCTGCTTGGTCGCGGGTGTATAACATCGTGCCTACCCCGCCAAGGATGTAGTCGGGGCGGGGCAACGGCACGTCTTCAATCAAGGCCAGTTGATCATCGATCAACCTGCCGCTGTTGAAAACCAGGAGCGGTCGCGTTTCGTCCGGCAGCGAATACCAGAAATCGCGGAAACGCCGTGTCGCGTCATTGTTGCCAACGACGGTTCCGTCGAGATCGGTGGAAAAAAGGCGCAGCGGTCTCAATCGCCGTCGTTCCATGGTTCGGCCCAGTCTGATTCTTCCAGCACGGGCATCATTGTCCTGCCTTCGACCAGTGCCAGCAACTGCTGGGCAATGCCAGTCCAGGTGAACAGACTGCGAGCCTTGTGCGCGCCCATACGGGAAAGCCTGCCGTAAAGCCGCTCATGCTTGAATGGCTTCATCATGGTGATGCCGAGATCTTCCTTGTCGAAAGGATCGGCAAACAGTGCGTGACGACCATAGCTGATGGCGCGGAAAAGGCCGCCATGGATCGTCACGACAGTTGGTGTGCCGCTGGCCATGGCTTCGATCGCCGTCATGCCGAACGGTTCGTAGCGGCTCGAGAGAACGAACAAATCCGCTGCGCGGTACATGTCCGGCAGGTCTTCGTCCGATACGTAACCGGAGAAGGCGACCCTGTCTTCAAGCCCAAGCGATTTCACGCGCTCCTTAAGCTGATTGAGGATCGTCGTTTCCTGCTCGTCCATATTCTCGCCGCCGACGGCGAGATGAAGGCGGGCCTCGGGCTCGCGTTGCGCCAGAACCGAAAAGCCGTCGATCAGCAGATCGTAACCTTTGTTGGTGGCAAGGCGTCCGAGTGCCAGAACGGTTTTACCTTCAAAGCCGAAACGCTGACGGATCATCTGGCGAGAGGCGTCCGACACCGGGAAGAAGCGGTTGTCGTCGTAGCCTGGCGGAATCATATGGATATGTTTGCGCTTGAGGCCGTAATCCTCGATCAGAACATCCAATTGAACCGGCGTCGTCGCAATCACCATGTCGCAGCTACGATAGATGATGAGTTCGTGCTGGATGCGTTCCTTGAAATTGAACTCCAGTTCGAACGTGTCGGCCTTTTCAGGATAGTCCGTCTCCATCTGGCGTTTTTTCCAGATGCCGATCGAATGCGGCGTATGCAGATGCGGGATTTTCAGGGCTTCAGACAGGCGCTGACCGGCAACGCCGGCGTCCCAGTAATGGCTGTTGATGAACGAGTAGGTCAGATCATTTTTTTTGATGAAGCGCAGTGTGTTCTCACACCATTCCATCAGATGTCGGTGCAGATACTCTTTCGGGATGAAATCGCGCCCCCCACAGGGAATGCGTACAACGCGGACACGATCATCCACCTCGTCAAATTCCGGCTGGTCCTCGAAGCGGCGGGTGAAAAGGTCGACCTTGTAGCCGAGTTGTCCAAGCTTGCGCGCGAGTTCGAGGACATAAACAACCTGTCCTCCGGTATCGGCAGCTCCCAGAGGCGGGTGCGCGGCGACATAGCCATGCGTCGATATGAGAGCTATCCGCGGATAGCGTTCAGTTTCGCTCGTGGTCGTCATGGGTCCCATCTTGGTAAATTTTTTCAATCAACCAGATAAAAATGCCCTTTGACCGGAAAGGTTCCAAATAAAAATGATTAAAAAATTTACTGAGAGCGCCGTTGCGCGTTTTTTAAGCGTTGCGGTGTATCTGCCTCAAACGTGAGATCCGGTCCCATTCTTTCGCCTGATGTGCTCTGGCCGTTGTTTCGACAATGAAATCGATGTGTGCTTGCGCTGCGGCCCGGGCCGCCGCCGCGTCGCTTCTGTAGATTGCCTCCTGAATGGCGATGTGCTGCTGCAACACGGTATCATGCGCACCGGGGAGCGAGAAAATGAGATGGCGGTTATAGAAGATGTCGTCGCTCAGCAGACGGTAACAGGAGCGGAGCGTGTGCATCAAAACGATGTTATGGGCGGCCTCGCCAATGGCGTTGTGAAACTCCACATCACTTGCCAGTTCATCTTCAAACCTGCCGGTCATATGCGCTTCCCGCATGGTTTCGATGATTGCGGCAAGATTGCTCTTGTCCGGCTCGGTCGCGCGCTGCGCAGCGAGTTCGGCAGCCATGCCTTCGATGTACCGACGATATTCAAGGAAATCACGCGTTGCGCGACTATGACGGGTAATCAGTGCGCTCAAGGGATCGGAAAACACCTCGCCGACGATATCGGCAACAAAGGTGCCGCCGCCGTGCCTGCTGACAAGCAGGCCGCGCGTTTCGAGTTCCTTCAGTGCTTCTCGTAAAATCGGCCGCGAAACGTCAAGTCGCTCGGCAAGGTCTCGCTCGCCGGGCAATCGATCGCCGTCACGCAAAACGCCGTCGAGAATGAGTTCCTCAAAGCGCAGCACCACTTCCTCGGAGGTGCGTGTGTGCTGTATCTGCGCAAAAAGCGTCTCGTCCATCGCAGCATTCTCCAGCAGAAACCTGCCGGAAACTATCAGTGAAGCGCCGCACTGGTCAAATATTCTGTCCAGTTGGTGCGAGCTGCCTGCGTCAACTCGGCATCTGCCCTTTCAAACTGGCTTTTGTTAAAGCAGGCGTGACGTCAGCGCAGTGCGATTTCTTTCTGGAAGTGCCTCAAAACAAAGACAGGTTGTTTCCGTGACGATTTTGCCGGCGTGTTGGATGATTTAAGCCGGACTTTGGATAAGGCAGGAGGCGGGATCGCAATGGCCAAGGGTAGATTTGCATTTGCGAGTGCGCCGGAACGGGCACTTGCGCTCGGCGAAGTCCATGCCAGACCGACGGTGCTTCTGGCGCCGTCGCGCATCATCATCCAACTCGCCTTCATGATGGATGGCGGAGCCTCGGTCCATCACGCGGTCATCGCTCAAATGTCGCGCAGTCGTGGTATCGCGCCACCGGAACGGGACGCTCGCCACCACGCAATGCCTTGGGGACAGGGCACGTTGCGGTGGGAGCAGCACACGGAATTCTCAACCTGGTTCTGGGATGGTCCTGCACCTGATGCATTTGGTGGAGATGTCATCGGTGATCCATTCGGTGACGGTTTCTCGCCGCCTGGGACCCTGATATCGGGTGTACGTCTGGAAGTCCGGCCTGATGTCGGGGCGACGACGGATGCGGAAGCGGTTTTTGATCCGACGAGCCTCTGTCACAGTGATGTGCGCGGCGGCGAGGCCACCATCCTCACCGATTTCCGACAGGACCGCGATGGCCTGACGCAGATTCTGGTGATTGACCGCGGTTTGAGCAGCCATGGGCGCGGCGCTTTGGTGCAGAGGCTGCTAGACATCGAAACCTACCGTACGCTTGCCATGCTTGGCCTGCCGATGGCGCAAACTTTATCGCCGGAAATCCGCCGCATCGAAGATGGATTGACGGCGATTACCCAGCGCATGAAGAACGGTGCGCGGGATGAGGCAGACGCCTTGCTTGCAGAAATGACCCGGCTTGCCGCCGAACTGGAGGCGAACGCTGCGCTCAGCCTTTATCGCTTCGGCGCCAGTCGCGCTTACGACGGTATCGTGCGGGAACGCATCCGGGCACTGGCGGAGACGCCGGTACAAGGGCATGAAACCATGGGCAGTTTTCTGGAGCGACGCATGGCGCCCGCCATGCGCACCTGTCAGTCTGTTGAGGAGCGGCAGGCGAACCTGTCGCGCAAACTCTACCGCGCCACGGCACTTGTCAGAAGCTGGATCGATGTTGAACTGGAACGCCAGAACACGG
Coding sequences within it:
- a CDS encoding inorganic phosphate transporter, whose amino-acid sequence is MATKPPSNMKPTLDKDLDKITRVEEATLHVTRQMAGVGAGFMFVVLAAFFASTFVTGDPNAFIIIAGVMVGAYMAINIGANDVTNNVGPAVGAKAMPLGIALVIAAICEIAGALITGGNVVETISSGIINIDTIPDRTAFSWAMLSALLAAGLLVNVSTWTKAPISTTHTVVGGVAGAGVAAYGVSAVDWLSLSRIAFAWMFAPFISAAIAIAILAFIKEFIIYREEKIDAARRWVPVLIGMMTGVFTAYLIWVGLRQIFHISLGSASGLGLIAGVVAWRICVPVIRKQSDGLENRNQSLRTLFQWPLILAAGLMSFAHGANDISNSIGPVVAIVRAVHDEAVSTSARAPLWVMLIGAFGLSCGILLYGPRLIRLVGEQITKLNPMRAFCVSVATALTVLVASRFGLPVSTTHTAIGAVFGVGFFREWYTRTSRRRQEVIHSTIATGGKFNKFQDNPSEVRRRYLVRRSHFMTIIAAWLITVPSSALLAALLYWIMYTLFI
- a CDS encoding FadR family transcriptional regulator encodes the protein MDETLFAQIQHTRTSEEVVLRFEELILDGVLRDGDRLPGERDLAERLDVSRPILREALKELETRGLLVSRHGGGTFVADIVGEVFSDPLSALITRHSRATRDFLEYRRYIEGMAAELAAQRATEPDKSNLAAIIETMREAHMTGRFEDELASDVEFHNAIGEAAHNIVLMHTLRSCYRLLSDDIFYNRHLIFSLPGAHDTVLQQHIAIQEAIYRSDAAAARAAAQAHIDFIVETTARAHQAKEWDRISRLRQIHRNA
- a CDS encoding HAD-IIB family hydrolase, which produces MRPLRLFSTDLDGTVVGNNDATRRFRDFWYSLPDETRPLLVFNSGRLIDDQLALIEDVPLPRPDYILGGVGTMLYTRDQADLETAYTNSLGSGFDANAIESVMTRISGVTMQPDRYQHGLKSSWFLHDADEQALRDVETALARAGVDARIVYSSSRDLDILPRAADKGAAISWLCHQLGIDLNETAVAGDTGNDRAMFELSGVRGIVVDNALPELRALAPTMDSVFLSGKAEADGVIDGLQHWGLHWGLHNR
- a CDS encoding DUF3422 family protein, whose translation is MAKGRFAFASAPERALALGEVHARPTVLLAPSRIIIQLAFMMDGGASVHHAVIAQMSRSRGIAPPERDARHHAMPWGQGTLRWEQHTEFSTWFWDGPAPDAFGGDVIGDPFGDGFSPPGTLISGVRLEVRPDVGATTDAEAVFDPTSLCHSDVRGGEATILTDFRQDRDGLTQILVIDRGLSSHGRGALVQRLLDIETYRTLAMLGLPMAQTLSPEIRRIEDGLTAITQRMKNGARDEADALLAEMTRLAAELEANAALSLYRFGASRAYDGIVRERIRALAETPVQGHETMGSFLERRMAPAMRTCQSVEERQANLSRKLYRATALVRSWIDVELERQNTVLLNTMNKRAAMQLRLQQTVEGLSVAAISYYVVGLVGYLTKAISHDVLPVDPAVLTGLSVPVAVLGVWWVVRRIRRSHAEGAH
- a CDS encoding glycosyltransferase family 1 protein; its protein translation is MGPMTTTSETERYPRIALISTHGYVAAHPPLGAADTGGQVVYVLELARKLGQLGYKVDLFTRRFEDQPEFDEVDDRVRVVRIPCGGRDFIPKEYLHRHLMEWCENTLRFIKKNDLTYSFINSHYWDAGVAGQRLSEALKIPHLHTPHSIGIWKKRQMETDYPEKADTFELEFNFKERIQHELIIYRSCDMVIATTPVQLDVLIEDYGLKRKHIHMIPPGYDDNRFFPVSDASRQMIRQRFGFEGKTVLALGRLATNKGYDLLIDGFSVLAQREPEARLHLAVGGENMDEQETTILNQLKERVKSLGLEDRVAFSGYVSDEDLPDMYRAADLFVLSSRYEPFGMTAIEAMASGTPTVVTIHGGLFRAISYGRHALFADPFDKEDLGITMMKPFKHERLYGRLSRMGAHKARSLFTWTGIAQQLLALVEGRTMMPVLEESDWAEPWNDGD
- a CDS encoding NUDIX hydrolase, yielding MLRRPPRQQYAALCYRFSDKRATPDVLLLTSRDTGRWVIPKGWPMGGKKAHAVAEQEAFEEAGVRGKAKKSPFGFYEYRKKLNSGVNVQCRVQVHLLEVAELADDFREKGSRTLEWVTPEEAALRVNEPELKALMQTFGQQMTQSK